In the genome of Ptychodera flava strain L36383 chromosome 13, AS_Pfla_20210202, whole genome shotgun sequence, one region contains:
- the LOC139146969 gene encoding galactosylceramide sulfotransferase-like, protein MGRWKMKVFAALSGFTLLVILDGWTSVLPWLKPEQSTDEEREITKTEENEIPTTISQGLTANYTFQHQKNVAGAPKGNLCQPINKFIFVKTEKTGGSTLASLLFRYGLKNNLVAALDPDGWFAIKYNKSSEGYAVVHYNCTDFPGYDFIANHIIYNRVAMENIIENATYITILRSPYTHIRSRFFFFHGYKPLRNSTTKSGSFLAYLKSKKDKFDGHGTVSWDLNTLSHRFGILKSERKLLMDSIKKIDKEFDLVMLTEYFDESLILLRKLMCWDFEDILYYSQKVHKTALPTVTIAMKNIIDKLSTVDIQLYNHFNTTFWKRVRNYDGDFEADLTKFRKLKSNVTDKCELERKSDFCNLFIMDDYPITKVTYERQLEWMCTDT, encoded by the exons ATGGGTCGTTGGAAAATGAAGGTATTCGCTGCATTGAGTGGATTTACGCTGCTTGTTATCCTTGATGGCTGGACCTCTGTACTGCCTTGGCTAAAACCAGAACAATCAACAGACGAAGAAAGGGAAATTACGAAAAC AGAGGAAAATGAAATTCCAACAACAATATCGCAAGGACTGACAGCCAATTATACCTTTCAACACCAAAAGAACGTAGCAGGTGCTCCCAAGGGAAATCTCTGTCAGCCGATCAACAAGTTCATTTTCGTCAAAACCGAAAAGACAGGAGGCAGTACACTTGCAAGTCTTCTATTCAGATATGGGCTTAAGAACAACCTTGTTGCAGCTTTGGACCCAGATGGATGGTTCGCTATAAAGTACAATAAGTCGTCTGAAGGCTATGCTGTCGTACACTACAACTGCACTGATTTTCCAGGTTACGATTTTATAGCCAATCACATCATTTACAATCGTGTTGCGATGGAAaacatcattgaaaatgcaacatACATAACCATACTGAGATCACCATATACTCACATAAGATCTAGATTTTTCTTCTTTCATGGTTACAAACCTTTACgaaattcaacaacaaagtCAGGATCTTTCTTAGCGTACCTCAAATCCAAAAAAGACAAGTTCGATGGACATGGGACGGTATCTTGGGATCTGAACACTTTGTCACACAGATTTGGAATACTTAAGTCTGAACGTAAACTTCTAATGGACTCaattaagaaaattgacaaggAATTCGATCTTGTCATGTTAACTGAGTATTTCGACGAGTCCTTGATCTTGCTGAGAAAATTAATGTGCTGGGACTTCGAGGACATCTTGTACTACTCTCAAAAGGTTCACAAAACTGCGCTTCCGacagttactattgcaatgaaaaacatcatcgacaaattatcaacagttgacaTTCAGTTGTACAATCACTTCAACACGACTTTCTGGAAAAGAGTGAGAAATTATGACGGTGACTTTGAAGCCGATTTGACGAAGTTTCGCAAGTTAAAGAGTAATGTTACTGATAAGTGTGAGCTTGAGAGAAAAAGCGACTTCTGTAACTTGTTCATCATGGATGACTATCCTATTACCAAAGTGACGTATGAAAGACAACTAGAATGGATGTGTACCGACACATAA